A region from the Aphis gossypii isolate Hap1 chromosome 1, ASM2018417v2, whole genome shotgun sequence genome encodes:
- the LOC114121609 gene encoding ankyrin repeat and fibronectin type-III domain-containing protein 1 isoform X6, with the protein MRSHKIIYEGTSISSLRNNGSSSETQTKQRQHHHPKARESQVPNINIHLHGLFAAVEHGQLEKARNILTTCEVQVNSVNSDGLTPLDVAFLSNNRDLVRLLLTHGATEETSMKNLETHLSNLLEEAEDRVIGLRRRGNQDDSQTKSLALWERRKRGLKKMRIGFEHAKPPDKPEKIILEVTGNDNVRVSCIEAEYPESAICTKFNVEWSTSESFKNLTGSKCLPATNGEITINNLEHGKTYYFRCRAGNLKDFSDYQYPTPFSVTISSWWDVCQEPRRCSAAMKVKMDDILDKMISIRPDLHRSLFEVSGNDCTSNTKRRKPPTFKQLFSGNTKLHKNLRRGVYLSCLLYHEDKVLVTNEDYLPVVEIDDTYPKEMLNDFHWFYKIAFAWKDLKWFKDDLEKSTNSSISFRTKLIQAVTQMQDIFNTQDLGKVYYKPIRDSDGTTVICTVNNVCQPKNVVNLKWTPMAKILKKSSRSDNLTDLLISSIQDQIMFYQTSNCKLQKGLYVGYLLMRSSVDMLHVMVPLQNPNMPVCCKIRDNPHVTAEEWLWLQQGAGAPCDYTCLGFASQFKMATNRLFSLVQIPKDKRTVQRVYTSEVIEVDPDVSLIMIVPPAEVACAVGEGNQSAVHLHRIELVPLSVQVFEMIHFGTYRADTLLLYARLSSVVQLDSDDARYSIRQAWSSSDLETAKQRLDTVESLETGLNAAWKHLRWLLDVMNFARERLFQAQVSNSNCSKSASNSQLEMKSAKSNSLLQLPDSKLVKSRGSWPGPGLNSMRTLESVCPEISRSEQYLSPPVHDREYGLAKKQSCSSETSNDSKDEPEFNDGQSSADLADLSSKTNHLTAKDVNKVDDEGFSDATMKSESLVPVPAPGIIEVCAAYDTGLPHPTSLKLHISPTTSAREVVQLFLQQLNMSVVVKGKTGPIYPSTEFGNFCLVSVTGARERCLRDDFKPLQLTHPWRDGRMYIRHKQDVLAALELHSSILTVTATKHRTDDHRR; encoded by the exons gaACGTCAATATCATCGCTGAGAAACAATGGCTCCAGTTCGGAGACACAAACAAAACAACGTCAACATCACCACCCAAAGGCACGAGAGTCTCAAGTACCCAACATCAACATTCATTTGCACG GTCTGTTTGCCGCCGTGGAACACGGCCAACTGGAAAAAGCGAGGAATATATTGACAACATGCGAGGTTCAAGTGAACAG TGTAAACAGTGATGGGTTGACTCCTCTCGACGTTGCTTTTCTGAGCAACAACCGAGATCTGGTTCGACTTCTATTGACTCACGGAGCTACagaag aaaCCAGTATGAAAAACTTAGAAACGCACCTGTCAAATTTACTCGAAGAAGCCGAAGACCGAGTCATAGGACTCAGGCGTCGCGGTAACCAAGATGATTCACAAACCAAATCGCTGGCTCTATGGGAGAGACGAAAAAGAGGCTTGAAAAAAATGCGTATTGGTTTCGAACACGCCA agcCGCCAGATAAACCAGAGAAAATTATCCTTGAGGTAACAGGAAACGACAACGTCAGGGTATCTTGTATAGAAGCTGAATACCCAGAAAGCGCTATATGTACTAAATTTAATg TTGAATGGAGTACATCAGAATCCTTTAAAAACTTAACAGGGTCTAAATGTTTACCTGCAACCAACGGGGAAATTACCATTAATAATTTGGAACATGGAAAGACCTACTACTTCCGATGCAGAGCCGGAAATCTGAAAGATTTCAGTGACTATCAATACCCAACTCCATTTTCTGTCACTATTTCAA gtTGGTGGGACGTCTGTCAAGAACCGCGTCGATGCTCTGCAGCGATGAAAGTTAAGATGGACGACATACTTGATAAAATGATCTCCATTCGTCCAGACCTACACAGGTCTTTGTTCGAAGTCAGTGGAAATGACTGTACATCGAATACGAAAAGAAGAAAGCCGCCGACatttaaacagttatttaGCGGAAATACTAAACTTCATAAGAATCTCCGGAG AGGTGTATACCTTTCTTGTCTACTGTACCACGAAGACAAAGTTCTGGTGACCAACGAGGACTACCTACCCGTGGTAGAGATTGACGATACGTACCCAAAAGAAATGCTCAACGATTTCCATTGGTTCTACAAAATAGCTTTCGCGTGGAAGGATCTCAAATGGTTTAAGGACGACTTGGAGAAATCGACTAATAGTTCGATTAGCTTCAGGACGAAACTCATCCAAGCTGTCACCCAGATGCAA gacATTTTCAATACGCAAGACCTAGGTAAAGTTTACTATAAACCGATCCGTGACTCGGACGGCACAACTGTGATATGTACGGTCAATAACGTATGCCAGCCAAAAAACGTTGTCAACCTAAAATGGACGCCGATGGCtaagattttgaaaaagtCGTCTCGTTCTGACAATCTTACCGATCTGCTGATATCATCTATccaa GACCAAATCATGTTTTACCAAACAAGCAATTGTAAGCTTCAAAAAGGCTTATATGTTGGATACTTACTAATGAGAAGCTCGGTAGACATGTTGCATGTCATGGTGCCTTTACAAAATCCTAACATGCCCGTTTGTTGCAAGATACGTGATAACCCACACGTCACCGC GGAAGAATGGCTGTGGCTCCAACAGGGTGCCGGAGCGCCGTGCGATTACACGTGCCTCGGGTTCGCTTCGCAATTCAAGATGGCCACCAACCGGCTGTTCTCGCTGGTCCAAATACCGAAAGACAAACGGACGGTGCAACGGGTGTACACCAGTGAGGTGATCGAAGTCGACCCAGACGTGAGCCTGATAATGATAGTGCCGCCGGCCGAGGTGGCGTGCGCGGTCGGCGAGGGCAACCAGTCGGCTGTCCACCTGCACCGGATCGAGTTGGTGCCGCTCAGCGTGCAGGTGTTCGAGATGATACACTTCGGCACGTATCGGGCGGACACGCTGCTCCTGTACGCCCGACTTTCCAGTGTCGTGCAACTGGACTCGGACGACGCCAGGTACTCGATCAGACAGGCGTGGAGTTCGTCCGACCTGGAAACGGCCAAGCAGCGGTTGGACACCGTTGAGTCGCTGGAAACGGGCTTGAACGCCGCGTGGAAACATTTGCGGTGGCTGTTGGACGTGATGAACTTTGCGCGCGAACGGTTGTTCCAGGCGCAAGTGTCCAACTCCAACTGTTCGAAGAGCGCTAGCAACAGTCAGTTGGAAATGAAGTCCGCCAAAAGCAACTCG TTGTTGCAATTGCCCGACTCGAAATTGGTCAAGTCCCGTGGAAGTTGGCCGGGTCCGGGATTGAACTCGATGCGAACGCTCGAATCCGTGTGTCCGGAAATAAGTCGCAGCGAACAATACCTATCGCCGCCCGTCCACGATCGCGAGTATGGATTGGCTAAAAAACAGAGTTGTTCCTCGGAAACTAGCAATG ACAGCAAAGACGAACCGGAGTTCAATGACGGACAGTCATCTGCAGATCTAGCCGATCTGTCGTCGAAGACCAATCACTTAAC GGCTAAGGACGTGAATAAAGTAGACGACGAAGGGTTTTCGGACGCGACGATGAAGAGCGAATCGCTGGTTCCCGTTCCCGCTCCTGGGATCATCGAG GTGTGCGCCGCGTACGACACGGGTCTGCCGCATCCCACCAGCCTAAAGTTGCACATCAGCCCCACGACGTCGGCCCGCGAAGTAGTCCAGCTGTTCCTGCAGCAGCTTAACATGTCCGTGGTAGTCAAAGGCAAAACCGGGCCCATATACCCAAGTACCGAGTTCGGTAACTTTTGTCTAGTGTCAGTGACCGGAGCCAGGGAACGGTGTCTGCGAGACGATTTCAAACCGCTTCAGTTGACTCACCCGTGGCGAGACGGCCGTATGTACATCCGTCACAAACAGGACGTGCTTGCAGCACTTGAGCTCCACTCGTCTATATTGACGGTAACCGCCACCAAACACCGCACTGATGACCACCgccgttaa